From Ptychodera flava strain L36383 chromosome 2, AS_Pfla_20210202, whole genome shotgun sequence, the proteins below share one genomic window:
- the LOC139117211 gene encoding uncharacterized protein, which translates to MSNSEDDQEVDEPHVMTRPVISVTITPRPLTTSSSQRRSTRTPFGSRPRTGSVNEAKMASAMAKSRNGQQQIMELFKMKNRTPMPAICKDPVPICGQKLNLKQQPGNNCSSPVPSVAKSGYRSGARHLSLDIDLRNSQAHCHYYRIDEQNKQKVLVIKDSEILEDPMPEYQLPRGRKQLSDPFVRKRVHPQTIKGPDLQFNSGMRHIREKLKTSVSFPEKSIPTRQAWAETAEKEVTLSNGKHKIIVYYNKKGPSDRPKPSNTGNTKRRLGQDISLKTESEAQSSSARPVDGCLYTCLKDSIYSLKHGKHGCGRTSSGTRRRQSTPALSASLRQHSQRGSKRVKSASNVSPERE; encoded by the coding sequence ATGAGTAACTCGGAAGACGATCAGGAGGTCGATGAGCCACACGTCATGACAAGGCCCGTCATTTCTGTTACAATCACACCGAGGCCTTTAACCACCTCGTCCAGTCAGCGGAGATCCACCAGAACGCCCTTCGGTTCGAGACCACGTACAGGGTCCGTGAACGAGGCTAAGATGGCATCCGCAATGGCGAAGAGCAGGAACGGCCAACAGCAGATCATGGagctattcaaaatgaaaaacagaacGCCAATGCCGGCGATATGCAAAGATCCCGTGCccatttgtggtcaaaaattgaatttgaagCAACAACCAGGCAACAACTGCTCTAGTCCCGTTCCATCGGTCGCTAAATCTGGTTACCGGTCCGGAGCAAGACATTTGTCACTTGATATTGACCTGAGAAACAGCCAGGCTCATTGTCACTATTACAGAATTGACgagcaaaataaacaaaaagtacTTGTTATAAAAGACAGTGAAATCTTGGAAGACCCGATGCCAGAGTACCAACTTCCGCGAGGCCGAAAGCAACTCAGCGACCCGTTTGTTAGAAAGCGAGTACATCCCCAAACGATCAAGGGACCTGATTTGCAATTCAACAGCGGAATGCGCCACATCCGGGAGAAATTGAAAACCAGCGTATCCTTCCCTGAGAAGTCAATTCCTACCAGGCAAGCATGGGCAGAGACTGCAGAAAAAGAAGTGACGTTGAGCAACGGCAAGCATAAAATAATCGTCTACTACAATAAGAAAGGACCTTCTGATAGGCCTAAACCATCAAACACTGGAAACACAAAGAGACGTTTAGGTCAGGATATCTCATTAAAGACTGAAAGTGAGGCGCAGAGCTCCTCAGCGAGACCCGTCGACGGGTGCTTGTACACTTGCTTGAAAGACTCAATATACTCGTTGAAGCACGGAAAACATGGATGTGGGAGGACGTCGAGCGGGACGCGAAGGCGGCAATCGACGCCGGCCCTCTCTGCATCGCTACGGCAGCACAGTCAACGGGGAAGCAAAAGAGTGAAATCTGCGAGTAATGTGTCCCCTGAAAGAGAGTAA